GCAGGACCGCGGATTGCCGTATCTGAGCATCTCCAGTGGCTTGGTGGAGATCGCGCCGGAGATCGTCGCGGGCGCGCAGCGCGCGGAGGCCGCACCGGTTCTGGTGGCCAGTCACTATCTCGCCGGTCTCGTCGTCCTCGCGACGTTGGCGGCGGCCGAGCGGTTCGGTCGGGTAGACGCTGTCCGGATCGGCGCCGTGCTGGACGAAACGGACGCGGGCGGGCCCGCGGGGATGGCGGATCTGGAGCGGCTGTCGGCCGCTACTTCGGCGGGATGGCTACGGCGTGACGGCGTTTTCACCTGGCTGGCGGCTGCCGACGCCCAAGCCGGTGTGCGCAGCGTCGACGGTGTCGAAATACCCGGGCAGAGCATCCCCATTCTCGACGTGCCGAGTATCGCGCTCGCCACCGGCGCGGAGGACGTTCGCTTCGACCTCGCGGTCGGGGAGTCCGCGGGCCGCCGCCGCGGCGCATCCGCTTCCACGGAGGTTCGGATCGACATCGAAGGAGCCGACGAGGTGGGCGAACCGTTGCGAACCAGCCGCTACCTGGTCCATCCGGCGGGGCAGCGGCCGTTGACCGCGCTCGGTATCGCCCTGGGCGTCGAGCGTTTGCTCGGGTTGCGCGGGCACGCCGTCGCGCCCGGCATCCACACTCCCGAAGCGTTGATCGATCCCCACCACGCGGTCGAGTGGATGCGCGAGATCGGCACCGAGTTCATCGACGTCCAGCCGCTGACACGCCGCTGATCGGACATTCGGCCGATGCCGTGCGCTGTCCCCGCTTGCCTCCGCCCGGAAGGCCGCCGCCGCGGCGATGGTCTGCGGCTGCCGGAATCCGTTCCTGCGCCGCAGTGCGGCGGCTCGTTGCTGTGAGATCGCCGATGTGGAGGTCGCGTGCGTCCACCGGATGTCGGTGGGGTGGGGTAGGCAGGGGGCATGACTCGATTCGTCCCAGCTCCGGACCCTTTCCGGCCCACGGCGGGTCCCCGTTTGCTGGACGTCCGTCGCCTGTGGGCCGAACCGGATGCGCTGGCGAGCGCGCGCGGGCAGCAGGTGCGCGCGCGCTTTCCCGACGCCGAGATCATCACCGTGGCCTCCCATTGGAACATCGACCAGCTGCACGGCAACGCGGGCAATGTCGACCGCTGGATCCGGGTCAAGACCGAGGACCTCGTACTCGGGGTCAAGAAGTCGCTGACGGCCCGGCCGAACGGCCGTTCGGCCGACTGGATCGCACCCTCGACGTCCAACGGCTGCGCGATGGCGTGCGCCTACTGCTACGTCCCCCGCCGCAAGGGTTACGCCAACCCGATCACGGTGTTCACGAACATCGACAAGATCATCGGCTACCTGGAACGTCACGTGCGCAGGCAGGGATCCAAGACCGTGCCGAATCAGTGCGACCCGCACGCGTGGGTCTACGACCTCGGCGAGAACAGCGACTGCTCCGTCGACGCGCTGGTCAGCGACAACGTCGCCGACCTGATCACCGCGTTCGGTGCGTGGCCCACCGCGAAGGCTTCGTTCGCCACCAAGTACGTCAACCGCGACCTGCTCGATCTCGACCCGCGCGGGCGGACCCGGATCAGGTTCTCGCTCATGCCCGAGACCGACTCGCAGCTGCTGGATCTGCGCAGCACGCCGATCCGGCAGCGCATCGCCGCGATCGACGACTTCGTGGCGGCAGGCTACGAGGTGCACGTCAACTTTTCCCCCGTCGTCGTCCGCCCCGGCTGGAAGGAGGACTGGGCGGAGCTGCTGGAGGAGCTCTCGGACGGTACGGGCGCCGCCTTCAAGGCCCAGGCCGCCGCGGAGATCATCAT
Above is a genomic segment from Nocardia sputorum containing:
- a CDS encoding saccharopine dehydrogenase → MSVRSESVLILGGSGQAGAGAAAILRRWHPALPLTIAARDLARAQQVADELGAATAVTIYLERPDLGLAADHGYSAVVAAVWDRKLSGLRFAQDRGLPYLSISSGLVEIAPEIVAGAQRAEAAPVLVASHYLAGLVVLATLAAAERFGRVDAVRIGAVLDETDAGGPAGMADLERLSAATSAGWLRRDGVFTWLAAADAQAGVRSVDGVEIPGQSIPILDVPSIALATGAEDVRFDLAVGESAGRRRGASASTEVRIDIEGADEVGEPLRTSRYLVHPAGQRPLTALGIALGVERLLGLRGHAVAPGIHTPEALIDPHHAVEWMREIGTEFIDVQPLTRR
- a CDS encoding spore photoproduct lyase family protein translates to MTRFVPAPDPFRPTAGPRLLDVRRLWAEPDALASARGQQVRARFPDAEIITVASHWNIDQLHGNAGNVDRWIRVKTEDLVLGVKKSLTARPNGRSADWIAPSTSNGCAMACAYCYVPRRKGYANPITVFTNIDKIIGYLERHVRRQGSKTVPNQCDPHAWVYDLGENSDCSVDALVSDNVADLITAFGAWPTAKASFATKYVNRDLLDLDPRGRTRIRFSLMPETDSQLLDLRSTPIRQRIAAIDDFVAAGYEVHVNFSPVVVRPGWKEDWAELLEELSDGTGAAFKAQAAAEIIMLTHNEQLHEVNLGWHPKSEELLWRPQIQQAKRSQSGMWNVRYRNDVKAAGVRTLTELIAQRTPWLTVRYAF